The genome window CTTTCCAGGCTTCCATGAATTCAGATATCTCCTCGCCATCCCTTTCTTctctttatttattattattgtcatTGCCAACTCTGTCCTGATCCACACTGTGAGGGTCGAAGCGAGTCTCCACTCGCCAATGTATCTGCTCATAGCTCTACTCTTTGCAGTCAACATTTGTGGGACTTCAACCATCTTTCCCCAAATGCTCCTGAGTTTCATGCTCCAGGCCAGCCACATCTCCTTGACCGGCTGCCTGGTGCAAATGTTCTTCCTCTACTTCACGACTGTCCTAGACTGCAACATTCTACTGATGATGGCGCTTGATAGGTACATTGCCATTTGCCACCCACTGCGCTACACAGACATAATGACCACCAGACTTCTGATGTTTCTAACTTTTGCTTCCTTGGTTCGGAGTCTCTCTATTGTTGGCCCCGTGGTGATCTTGGCTTCGCGGGTGCGGTTCTGCCGTTCCAATGTCATCCACCATTTTGCCTGTGAGCACATGGCTCTCATGAAACTGTCTTGCAGTGACATCTCAATCAACAAGAAGGTGGGGATGGCTATGAGATGCATTGACATGATCGTGGATCTTAGCTTCCTTCTCACTTCCTACAACAAAATTATCCACACAGCCTTGAAGGCCTCATCCAGCAATGTCCGGCACAAAGCCTTCCACACCTGCGGCACCCACCTGATTGTCATCTTCATTGGCTACTCCTCCCGTCTCTCCTCCTCCATCGTCTTCCGTGTAGCCAAATCTGCCTCAGAAGACGTCCACAACCTGATTAGCGCAATATACCTGTTGTTCCCATGGGCCGCCAACCCTATTATCTACGGCGTGAGGACCAAAGAAATCAGGGATAGTCTCTTGAAACTCTTCAAGAGAAAATGGTCTCCCCTTGCAAAACATCTGTGAACAAACAGTGTTAATTCTACTTCTGTAGGGCACAAGTTATTCTGTTTCACCAATCCAGATAGACCTGGTTGTGAAAATCCATTGGGGAACGGAACTCTACACATGCTAAGAACTCTCTGCTTATCTATTTTTTGTTCTTCTCAGGTATTACTGCTGGGTCTAGCTGTACAGCTGTTTTGGCAAGTAAACTTTTGATCCATGTCAGGCTCTTTGGAACGACTTCTGTGGACTTCTTAAATGGTAGTCCATGCTGATCCCTTCCCACACACGTAGGGTGCATGATCTCAAGAAGCACAAAACTCTTGTGTCCATGAGGGGATGAGTGTTTCCAAAGCTGCTAATCGGAGTCCCTCTTCCTTTACTCTGCAGTGTCTCAGGACACAGGCTAGGGCCTCAGAGATGGCTAATTGGCCAGATGCAAGAAACCAGAAAGgtaaatatgcaattaaagggccaaacattaaaaacaaactgtaaaataaaccATAAACTAAcacacatgtatttattgtagaaagctaaaaccatttaagggcccgtcattagcctctatcctatgtacaatcataaaaccacaatgggaacgcactcaacttgacctgacctGTTTCGACCTAGACatgtcttcttcagaggtcagaacagtaagtacacatattggctcataatacaggatacaataaaacaatagaacaatgctggatcACAAAGtccacgctgaacatgagtcaacagtgtgatcggtggctaaaaaggcaaatgcaattttgggctgtatcaacagaagtatattgtccagatcacgtgatgtaatgatatcgctttactctgttctggtaagacctcacctggagtattgtgttcagctttgggcaccacattttatgaaTGATATcaacaagctggaaggggtccagaggagggcggcaaagatggtgaggggtctggaggccaagtcctatgaggaaaggttgaaggacctggggatgtttagcctggagaggaggcagctgagaggtgataggatcaccatcttcaagtccttgaagggctgtcatagagaagatggtgtggaattgttttctgtggccccggaaggtaggaccagaaccagtgggttgaaattaaatcaaaagagtttccagctcaacatgaggaagaacttcctgaccgttagagcgattcctcagtggaacaggcttcctcgggaggcggtgggctctccttccttgcaggtttttaaacattagctagatggccatctgaaagcaatgaggatcctgtgaatttagggggaagtgtttgtgagtttcctgcattgtgcagggggttggactagatgactctagaggtcccttccaactctataattctgtgattctaaggaaATGTAATGAAGTGaaaaaggcttaaagatattcttgagtcTTCTTATCCTACAGCCTTATGCCCTAATCAggggcatacatattgcatccagtgtcttattgcaTGCCTCACCACATGGTCCAGAAATGGTCAAGGTAGGCGTAAGGTCAGAGCCCATGTGCCAAGAGTTATGTGTAGTGCACTGAAGCTGGAGCTCAGCTAATTAATTGGCCAGATGCCCACCCAATGGCTGCAGTTTGTTGAGTGTCAAACACAGAGACTGGGGGATGGCACCAGCCCAGCCAGGGGGTTCATCTGGCCCTCAAGCAACTAGTgcaaggggggaaggcaggaggctgctcagggggagaggaggggagcagGTGAGGGGGCACATGCCGTGAGGTGTGTGGTCAAAGCTGTCAAGATGGAGAATGACATCAGCGAAGAACAGGACCACAAAGGTAAACAGAACGGTAGAATAACGACGCTCTCCGTGTAGAAAAAGTATTCAGTATAATCCAAAAAGTATATCTTCTAGAATTTCTTACAGTGGTACAGACAAAAGATCAGCTTGTGTACAACACTCCTACTGTCCAAAAACCAAAATAATTAAAGTCCAACAAATCATAAAAGAACTAGTCCAATTTCATTTCGGGAAaacccttcttcaggggactGTCATATATATTTATGGGTTCAGTAGTGTTGTAGGGCCATGTTTTATATCTTGGCCTTCCAAATCAATATTTTATATGAAGTCTCttattgcaacgccactgccagCCTCTATCCTGCAGCATCAAATggcagaccaagtcctatgaggaaaggttgaagaagctaggcatatttagcctggagaggaggcggcggagatgtgataggatcaccatcttcaagtccttgaagggctatcCTATAGAGACAATGGTGtgcaattgttttctgcggccccagaaggcaggaccagaaccagtgggttgaaattaaatcaaaagagtttccggctcaaacttaggaagaactttctgacaattagagcgattcctcagtggaacaggcttcctcaggaggtggtgggctctcctttggaggtttttaaacaaaggctagatggccatctgacagcaatgaagatcctgtgaatttagggggaggtatttgtgggtttcctgcattgtgcgggaggttggactagctgaccctggaggccccttccaaatctatgattctagatggagcctccctggtctgatccagcagggctcttctaatgcttttctcaggggaaggcctctgttgttggccctccagaggaactggctggcccgtgtgagacaagaggctgaactagatggacccccacaggtctgatccagcagggctcatctgatattcttctcaggagaaggcctcggcctcaatgccgttgttggctctccagaggaactggttgaccactgtgtgagacaggaggctgaactagatgaaccctcacaggtctgatccagcagggcacttctgaggttcttctcaagggaaggcctcagcctctctgccctgttgttgaccctccagaactggttggccacagtgtgagacaggaggctggactagatcggccctcacaggtctgatccagcagggctcttctgatgttcttctcaggaggcctcggcctctctgtcctgttgttggccctccagaggggctggttggccactgtgtgagacaggagactggactagatggatcctccctggtctgacccagcagggctcttctgagcttcttctcaggggaaggcctcagcctctctgccctgttgttggccctccagaggaactggctggccactgtgtgagacaggaggctggactaaatggaccctcactggtctgacccagcagggctcttctgaggttcccgTTTCATGATCTGGGAAGCAACCACTGCTCATCTGCTTCCATGGCTGCTTCTGGCGTGCTGCCGTTGCCACTGAGCCCAATGCCTAGCTGTTTCTGTCATTAATCTTGCCTGCTCAGAGGCCTTCCTGTGTGGATCAGCACCGCCAACCCCAGAAGCCAGTTTGTGTCTCAGCCATCCTAGAGCTGGTTCCCCCAGAAGCCTTCCATTCACAGAGCTCACCTTCAGCAGGAGCAGCTGTATGTATATTGGAACCGTTTCCATTAGGAAGGGGATACTGCAGCTGGCCAGGAAGAGGTGGGCATGTGAGAGGAAAGTATTAAACACCTCTGTGAATTACTGCTGGCCATCAGGATTCTGAGGCAGATTTTgatagggagggcaggatacatattgttggaattctgtctggggcagggatgctctgtcttcttggtgctgggcggggggtacagtgggagggcttctagccccactggtggacctcccgatggcccTTGAGATTTTGGCCCTTGTGtagcacagaatgttggactggaggggccattggcctgatccaacagggcttctcttatgttcttatgtgacaaag of Heteronotia binoei isolate CCM8104 ecotype False Entrance Well unplaced genomic scaffold, APGP_CSIRO_Hbin_v1 ptg001202l, whole genome shotgun sequence contains these proteins:
- the LOC132590939 gene encoding olfactory receptor 52K1-like; this encodes MAIGSHNGTANTSYAEFLLLPFPGFHEFRYLLAIPFFSLFIIIVIANSVLIHTVRVEASLHSPMYLLIALLFAVNICGTSTIFPQMLLSFMLQASHISLTGCLVQMFFLYFTTVLDCNILLMMALDRYIAICHPLRYTDIMTTRLLMFLTFASLVRSLSIVGPVVILASRVRFCRSNVIHHFACEHMALMKLSCSDISINKKVGMAMRCIDMIVDLSFLLTSYNKIIHTALKASSSNVRHKAFHTCGTHLIVIFIGYSSRLSSSIVFRVAKSASEDVHNLISAIYLLFPWAANPIIYGVRTKEIRDSLLKLFKRKWSPLAKHL